The DNA region CTAAACGGAGACCATCGTGTATGGTctatttgattctttttcaatctaaaattttttctaataaaacaattcttaaaacttaaaatttatgcagaaataaacaactaatcttaaaagtaaatttttaactaaaaattatttcttaaataaattttataatttaaaagtcaagctctacaaaaatttcttcaacaaaagcTATCTACAAACTACAAATCCTCTCGACtcactctttcctttagttttatgcttacttttattagtaaaatttttaatgttgtctttttgttattttaattttgatttataaaaCCAAAACTAAACGGAAACCACCGTATGTGGTCTATTTGGCTCTTTTTCAAATAGTTTATACAATACATCGACAAAAACAATTATTGACTTGTTTAAAGTTTGAACATCCTTGGTGCGATTCCTCGCTATGCCACCAATCGCAGTGTATAACACATCGAATATATGTATACCAAATTATGCATTATCATACCATGTAATTTTTCCTTCATATAAACCAACTCCATCCTTTAGTTCTCGAATTTAAATCAAAGAATATATTGGaaaaaatggacaagtaatacgtATTATGTTCTTGGTTTCTGTTGGTTGTCTCCTTCATTACATCACACGTAAGgaggagagagaaagagataCACAATGGATCAAGAACAGTAATACAGAGTGATCTAATTTCTATCTCTGCATGTCTCTGCATGTTTGAACCACATCGTTAATTTCTAGTACTTTGACCCATTtttccgaaaaaaaaaaaaagaagacaaaatctGTTGTCCTTTTCACTAGTATCCAATTAAAAATATTGAGCAATGACGAAATCCATGTTGAGAAAATATTCATCACTTTGATcctgaaagaaaaagaagaattatATAATGAAGGCATTGGAAGCAACCGTAAGGAAAACACAATTGGTAGCCAGAAAACGAGCACACACAATTTTCGGCACGTATGGACCAACTCAGGTAGATGAAGAGCtcaataataaagaaaaagaagaagaaaatactaaCGAAGGATACACGAATGGAGAATTATATCACTCAGAAAAATTTCTTCCAAATGGAGATTATTATACTGGATATTGGGTCGATAATGTACCTCACGGACAAGGAAAATATTGGTGGACAGATGGATGTATGTACGTAGGAGATTGGTTTAGAGGTAAAATGATGGGAAAAGGTATATTTAGTTGGCCATCTGGTGCAATGTATGAAGGAAATTTCAAGAATGGTTATATGGATGGAAATGGAACATATACTGCACCAAATGGAGATACATTTAGAGGTTGTTGGTTAATGGATTTGAAACATGGACATGGTGTTAAAGAATATGCAAATGGTGATTGTTATGATGGGGAATGGTGTAGAGGATTACAACAAGGAAATGGAAAGTATACTTGGAAAAATGGGAATTATTATATTGGTGAATGGGAAAATGGTATAATTTGTGGGAATGGGAAATTGTATTGGAGTAATGGGAATTTATATGAAGGGAGTTGGGAAGATGGATTGCCTAAGGGAAAAGGGACATTTAGATGGGGTGATGGAAGTTATTATGTTGGTAATTGGAGTAGAGATCCAGATGAATTAAATGGTACATTTTATCCATCTGAATCTTTATTAGAAAGAGGGAATTTTGAATGGGATCCTCAACAAGTTTTCAATGTTGATTTGATGGGATGTACAATTTCTCCAAATGAGAAAGTTTCAATATTGCCTTCACAGAAAAAACTCGCGGTTAGGATATCATCGAAGCCTGTGGACAACAACGTTAATAGGCCGAGGAGGATGTCGATAGATGCAGCAGTAGATAAGGAATTTGGTAGAATGGAGTTATCAGATGGAATAGGAACAACTACTACAAGTAATTCTTGTTCAGATATTGATGCCATGGTTAGTTTGCAAGAAGCTGAAGGATATAAAGGAGGTAGTCCTATTAGAATTCCTAAGGCTGTTAAAAGGCAAGGATTAAACATTTCTAAAGGGCATAAAAATTATGAACTTATGCTCAATTTGCAGTTGGGAATCAGGTAGCTAAATTTACTTCATGTAGAGTTCTAGTTCCTGTTACATTTTCATTTCTTGTACTCCTATCTTTTATACATGAAAAGTctaaagaacaacaacaacaataaaaaaccCAGTAATGTCTCATAAtaggggtctggggagggtagataGTATGCAGACCTTACCTACAGTGAatatagagagactgtttccagtaGACCCTCGGCACgaggaaaaatgagaaaagagcagtaacaacaagcaataacaataacaagataaaGAAAACAAGGCGAAGGGAACAACATGAAGATAGAAATTTACAATATTCTAATACAAGACTGCCACTAATAACACGGGATGAAAAGCCTCGAGAAACTAGTGTAAATAAAGAAAATTCACTATGTCAATTTATCAGTTATTTCAAGGTATTAACTTGCAAATATTACAAGATGTGAACCCTTTTAGTACCTTTAGTTTGCCTATATCTAAAGAATTTTGGTTCTATGCATTGACGATGTAACACATATTTGCACAATTAGGTCACTTAAATGACACTTGCAGTTAACTCTATATAATAAACATTCATAAGTAGCTTGGAATAAATGGTAACTAAGTGACATGATATAATACGCCAAATTACAATGTTACATGCTTGTCAGTGTATATAAATTAAATCATTTCTGAAAACCTGTAATAAGCTTCTATCGTCTTGTACATTTAGGCTGAGAAGAGTACGTTTTGTTTGTGTATGATACCTTGTAATGTGAATAACATATAGGCATACAATACAAAAGCTTGGTCCTGTTCCAACACTTGATCTGGAGCCATCAGCTTTTGATCCAAAAGAGAAGTACTGGACAAGATTTCCGCCTGAAGGATCCAAGCATACGCCGCGTCATCAGTCTTGTGAATTCAGATGGAAAGATTATTGTCCAAAAGTTTTCAGGTAATATTGCCTCAGCATGCAATGTTGTAAACTTCATTTCTTTTTATGATTGAACCAGAGTTAGGAGACTTTTATCTGCAAAAAGACAATAAGCTTTTTCGACCAATATAATGTCCAGGGCTTTAAGGACGTTATTTAAGGTGGATGCAACAGAGTATATGTTGTCTATTTGTGGCCCCCTCAGAGAGCTAAGCTCCCCTGGAAAAAGTGGAAGTTTCTTCTACTTGACAAATGATGATAGATACATGATCAAGACAATGAAAAAGGCAGAAGTAA from Nicotiana tabacum cultivar K326 chromosome 24, ASM71507v2, whole genome shotgun sequence includes:
- the LOC107806801 gene encoding phosphatidylinositol 4-phosphate 5-kinase 4-like gives rise to the protein MKALEATVRKTQLVARKRAHTIFGTYGPTQVDEELNNKEKEEENTNEGYTNGELYHSEKFLPNGDYYTGYWVDNVPHGQGKYWWTDGCMYVGDWFRGKMMGKGIFSWPSGAMYEGNFKNGYMDGNGTYTAPNGDTFRGCWLMDLKHGHGVKEYANGDCYDGEWCRGLQQGNGKYTWKNGNYYIGEWENGIICGNGKLYWSNGNLYEGSWEDGLPKGKGTFRWGDGSYYVGNWSRDPDELNGTFYPSESLLERGNFEWDPQQVFNVDLMGCTISPNEKVSILPSQKKLAVRISSKPVDNNVNRPRRMSIDAAVDKEFGRMELSDGIGTTTTSNSCSDIDAMVSLQEAEGYKGGSPIRIPKAVKRQGLNISKGHKNYELMLNLQLGIRHTIQKLGPVPTLDLEPSAFDPKEKYWTRFPPEGSKHTPRHQSCEFRWKDYCPKVFRALRTLFKVDATEYMLSICGPLRELSSPGKSGSFFYLTNDDRYMIKTMKKAEVKVLIRMLNAYYNHFRSLENTLVTKYYGLHCLKLTGPAQKKVRFVIIGNLFCTNYTIHRRFDLKGSTFGRMTDKPESEIDTTTTLKDLDLNFIFRLQKSWFEEFRRQVDRDCELLEQERVMDYSLLVGVHFREGNATGTGYQTPSGCKTPIENGSSEIEPVHRFSRSDVDLLLLNAAGLTSTSLGVNMPARVERTNRKNDLDFQLIGEPTGELYEVTLYFGIIDILQDYDITKKLEHAYKSIQCDPNSISAVDPMAYSRRFRDYIFKVFVEDN